Proteins encoded together in one Mastomys coucha isolate ucsf_1 unplaced genomic scaffold, UCSF_Mcou_1 pScaffold16, whole genome shotgun sequence window:
- the Scamp3 gene encoding secretory carrier-associated membrane protein 3 isoform X1 has product MAQNRDGGNPFPDSGELDNPFQDPAVIQHRPSQQYATLDVYNPFENREQPPPAYEPPAPAPAPLPPPSAPSVQPSRKLSPTEPKNYGSYSTQASAAAATAELLKKQEELNRKAEELDRRERELQHVALGGAGTRQNNWPPLPSFCPVQPCFFQDISMEIPQEFQKTVSTMYYLWMCSTLALLLNFFACLARFCVDTSSGSGFGLSMLWLLLFTPCSFVCWYRPMYKAFRSDSSFNFFVFFFIFFVQDVFFVLQAIGIPGWGFSGWVTALVVVGSKPAVAVLMLLVALLFTGIAVLGIVMLKRIHSLYRQTGASFQKAQQEFAAGVFSNPAVRTAAANAAAGAAENAFRAP; this is encoded by the exons ATGGCTCAGAACAGAGACGGCGGGAATCCATTCCCCGACTCCGGCGAGCTTGACAATCCCTTTCAG GACCCAGCTGTGATCCAACACCGACCCAGCCAGCAGTATGCCACGCTTGACGTCTACAACCCCTTTGAGAACCGAGAG CAGCCCCCACCAGCCTATGagcctcctgccccagccccagCACCTCTGCCGCCACCCTCAGCTCCCTCTGTACAGCCCTCAAGAAAGCTCAGCCCCACAGAGCCCAAGAACTACGGCTCCTACAGCACCCAG GCTTCAGCTGCAGCAGCCACCGCTGAGCTgctgaagaagcaggaggaacTCAACCGGAAGGCAGAGGAGTTGGACCGCCGGGAGCGAGAGCTGCAGCATGTTGCCCTGGGTGGTGCAGGCA CGCGACAGAACAACTGGCCTCCCCTGCCGTCCTTTTGCCCTGTGCAGCCTTGCTTTTTCCAGGACATCTCGATGGAGATCCCCCAAGAATTTCAGAAGACAGTGTCTACCATGTACTACCTCTGGATGT GCAGCACTCTGGCTCTTCTCCTGAACTTCTTCGCCTGCCTGGCCAGGTTCTGTGTGGACACCAGCAGTGGCTCAGGCTTTGGGCTGTCTATGCTCTGGCTGCTCCTTTTCACTCCCTGCTCCTTTGTCTGCTGGTACCGCCCGATGTATAAGGCTTTCCG gAGTGATAGTTCATTCAATTTCTtcgtttttttcttcattttcttcgtCCAGGATGTGTTCTTTGTCCTCCAGGCCATTGGTATCCCAGGGTGGGGCTTCAG TGGTTGGGTGACTGCTCTCGTGGTGGTGGGATCCAAACCTGCCGTGGCAGTGCTCATGCTGCTTGTCGCCCTGCTCTTCACTGGCATTGCTGTGCTGGGAATCGTGATGCTGAAGCGG ATCCACTCCTTGTACCGCCAAACGGGTGCCAGCTTTCAGAAGGCCCAGCAAGAATTTGCTGCTGGTGTCTTTTCCAACCCAGCAGTTCGAACTGCTGCTGCCAATGCAGCTGCAGGAGCTGCTGAAAATGCCTTCAGGGCCCCTTGA
- the Scamp3 gene encoding secretory carrier-associated membrane protein 3 isoform X2 has translation MAQNRDGGNPFPDSGELDNPFQDPAVIQHRPSQQYATLDVYNPFENREPPPAYEPPAPAPAPLPPPSAPSVQPSRKLSPTEPKNYGSYSTQASAAAATAELLKKQEELNRKAEELDRRERELQHVALGGAGTRQNNWPPLPSFCPVQPCFFQDISMEIPQEFQKTVSTMYYLWMCSTLALLLNFFACLARFCVDTSSGSGFGLSMLWLLLFTPCSFVCWYRPMYKAFRSDSSFNFFVFFFIFFVQDVFFVLQAIGIPGWGFSGWVTALVVVGSKPAVAVLMLLVALLFTGIAVLGIVMLKRIHSLYRQTGASFQKAQQEFAAGVFSNPAVRTAAANAAAGAAENAFRAP, from the exons ATGGCTCAGAACAGAGACGGCGGGAATCCATTCCCCGACTCCGGCGAGCTTGACAATCCCTTTCAG GACCCAGCTGTGATCCAACACCGACCCAGCCAGCAGTATGCCACGCTTGACGTCTACAACCCCTTTGAGAACCGAGAG CCCCCACCAGCCTATGagcctcctgccccagccccagCACCTCTGCCGCCACCCTCAGCTCCCTCTGTACAGCCCTCAAGAAAGCTCAGCCCCACAGAGCCCAAGAACTACGGCTCCTACAGCACCCAG GCTTCAGCTGCAGCAGCCACCGCTGAGCTgctgaagaagcaggaggaacTCAACCGGAAGGCAGAGGAGTTGGACCGCCGGGAGCGAGAGCTGCAGCATGTTGCCCTGGGTGGTGCAGGCA CGCGACAGAACAACTGGCCTCCCCTGCCGTCCTTTTGCCCTGTGCAGCCTTGCTTTTTCCAGGACATCTCGATGGAGATCCCCCAAGAATTTCAGAAGACAGTGTCTACCATGTACTACCTCTGGATGT GCAGCACTCTGGCTCTTCTCCTGAACTTCTTCGCCTGCCTGGCCAGGTTCTGTGTGGACACCAGCAGTGGCTCAGGCTTTGGGCTGTCTATGCTCTGGCTGCTCCTTTTCACTCCCTGCTCCTTTGTCTGCTGGTACCGCCCGATGTATAAGGCTTTCCG gAGTGATAGTTCATTCAATTTCTtcgtttttttcttcattttcttcgtCCAGGATGTGTTCTTTGTCCTCCAGGCCATTGGTATCCCAGGGTGGGGCTTCAG TGGTTGGGTGACTGCTCTCGTGGTGGTGGGATCCAAACCTGCCGTGGCAGTGCTCATGCTGCTTGTCGCCCTGCTCTTCACTGGCATTGCTGTGCTGGGAATCGTGATGCTGAAGCGG ATCCACTCCTTGTACCGCCAAACGGGTGCCAGCTTTCAGAAGGCCCAGCAAGAATTTGCTGCTGGTGTCTTTTCCAACCCAGCAGTTCGAACTGCTGCTGCCAATGCAGCTGCAGGAGCTGCTGAAAATGCCTTCAGGGCCCCTTGA